A portion of the Stegostoma tigrinum isolate sSteTig4 chromosome 44, sSteTig4.hap1, whole genome shotgun sequence genome contains these proteins:
- the LOC132207024 gene encoding late histone H2B.L4-like — translation MVDEKKAQATSKKGAKKIIKKAPAKGGKKRRKSRKESYAIYIYKVMKQVHPDTGISSKAMSIMNSFVKDIFERIAGEASRLAHYNKRSTISSREIQTAVRLLLPGELAKHAVSEGTKAVTKYTSSK, via the coding sequence ATGGTGGATGAGAAGAAAGCGCAGGCAACTTCCAAGAAGGGCGCcaagaaaatcatcaagaaggcGCCAGCGAAAGGCGGTAAGAAGAGGAGAAAgtccaggaaagaaagttacGCCATCTACATCTAtaaagtgatgaagcaggttcaccccgacaccggcatctcctccaaggcgatgagcatcatgaactcgttcgtcaaggatattttcgagcgtatcgcaggggaggcttcccgcctggcccattacaacaagcgcagcaccatcagctcccgggagatccagaccgcggtgcggctgctgctgcccggggagctggccaagcacgccgtgtcggagggtacaaaggcggtgaccaagtacaccagctccaagtga
- the LOC132207008 gene encoding late histone H2A.2.2-like: protein MSGRGKGGGGKARSKAKSRSSRAGLQFPVGRVHRLLRKGNYAERVGAGAPVYLAAVLEYLTAEILELAGNAARDNKKTRIIPRHLQLAVRNDEELNKLLGGVTIAQGGVLPNIQAVLLPKKTAAAGATKK from the coding sequence ATGTCTGGGAGAGGAAAGGGTGGTGGCGGGAAAGCTCGGTCGAAGGCGAAGTCTCGGTCGTCCCGGGCTGGGCTGCAGTTCCCGGTGGGCCGTGTTCacaggctcctgagaaagggtaactatgctgagcgtgtgggtgccggagcgccggtctatctggctgcggtgctcgagtacctgacggctgaaatcctcgagctggccggtaacgcggcccgggacaacaagaagacccgcatcatccctaggcacctccagctggccgtgcgcaacgacgaggagctcaacaagctgctgggaggtgtgaccatcgctcagggcggggtgctgcctaatattcaggccgtgctgctgcccaagaaaaccgcCGCTGCGGGCGCCACTAAAAAGTGA
- the LOC132207041 gene encoding histone H4, with the protein MSGRGKGGKGLGKGGAKRHRKVLRDNIQGITKPAIRRLARRGGVKRISGLIYEETRGVLKVFLENVIRDAVTYTEHAKRKTVTAMDVVYALKRQGRTLYGFGG; encoded by the coding sequence ATGtctgggagagggaagggaggcaAAGGCCTCGGAAAAGGCGGAGCGAAGAGGCACCGCAAAGTGCTCCGTGATAACATCCAGGGCATCACGAAACCAGCCATCCGGCGCCTGGCTCGCCGTGGCGGGGTCAAGCGCATCTCGGGCTTGATCTACGAGGAGACCCGCGGGGTGCTGAAGGTTTTCCTGGAGAATGTGATCAGGGATGCGGTGACCTACACTGAGCACGCCAAGCGCAAGACGGTGACTgccatggatgtggtgtatgcTCTGAAACGCCAGGGCCGCACTCTGTATGGATTCGGCGGCTGA